In Equus caballus isolate H_3958 breed thoroughbred chromosome 7, TB-T2T, whole genome shotgun sequence, one DNA window encodes the following:
- the OR8B12H gene encoding olfactory receptor 8B12, whose product MADENSSVTEFILAGLTDQPGLQIPLFFLFLGFYLVTVVGNLGLIILIGLNSRLHTPMYFFLFNLSLIDFCYSTTIIPQMLKSFVSNQNVILHAGCITQFFFFCFFVISESFLLSAMAYDRYVAICKPLVYMVTMSPQVCLLLLLGTYVMGFSGALAHTGNLASLTFCADNLVNHFMCDILPLLELSCNSTYVNELVVFIVVSIGTGMPIVTIFISYALILSSILHIHSTEGRSKAFSTCGSHVIVVSVFYGSAAFMYLKPPSILPLDQGKVSSLFYTTVVPMLNPLIYSLRNKDVKAALRKTLRRKIFSRERSSI is encoded by the coding sequence ATGGCAGACGAGAACTCTTCAGTGACAGAGTTCATACTTGCAGGCTTAACAGACCAGCCAGGGCTCCAGAtacctctcttcttcctgtttctaggtttctatctggTCACCGTGGTGGGGAACCTGGGCCTGATAATACTAATTGGGTTGAACTCTCGCctgcacacccccatgtactttttcctcttcaATCTCTCCTTAATAGATTTCTGTTACTCCACCACCATCATCCCCCAAATGCTGAAGAGTTTTGTGTCAAATCAGAACGTTATCTTGCATGCAGGGTGTATAActcaattctttttcttctgcttctttgtcATCTCTGAGTCCTTCCTCCTGTCAGCGATGGCATATGACCGCTATGTTGCCATCTGTAAACCACTGGTGTACATGGTCACCATGTCTCCTCAGGTCTGTTTACTCCTCTTGTTGGGCACATATGTGATGGGGTTTTCAGGGGCCTTGGCCCATACGGGAAACCTAGCAAGTCTGACCTTCTGTGCTGACAACCTTGTCAATCATTTCATGTGTGACATTCTTCCTCTCCTTGAACTCTCCTGCAACAGCACTTATGTCAATGAGCTGGTGGTCTTCATAGTTGTTTCCATTGGCACTGGAATGCCCATTGTCACCATCTTCATCTCTTATGCTCTAATCCTCTCCAGCATTCTCCACATTCATTCCACTGAGGGCAGGTCCAAAGCTTTCAGTACATGTGGCTCCCACGTAATTGTGGTCTCTGTTTTCTATGGTTCTGCAGCTTTCATGTATCTCAAACCACCTTCTATTTTGCCCCTTGACCAAGGGAAAGTGTCCTCCCTGTTCTATACCACTGTGGTGCCCATGTTAAACCCATTGATCTATAGTTTGAGGAACAAGGACGTCAAAGCTGCCCTGAGGaaaactttgagaagaaaaatattttctcgaGAAAGGAGTAGTATTTGA